In one Antennarius striatus isolate MH-2024 chromosome 1, ASM4005453v1, whole genome shotgun sequence genomic region, the following are encoded:
- the LOC137598144 gene encoding excitatory amino acid transporter 2-like, with amino-acid sequence MQKQVEVRMDESHLEPKKDPDSLCGALCEKIMKNMVLTLTILGVFLGSIAGMLLRHISPLPPDVVMIIAFPGEILMRMLKMLILPLIVSSLVTGLAGLDAKSSGRLGTRAMVYYMSTTVIAAVLGVVLVLLIHPGNPKLRANLGQGKKNDEVSSVDAFFDLIRNLFPENLVQACFQQIQTVTSKVQVPTNRTRAPPQFTVKRSLQFKGGMNVLGLIGFFVSFGVIMGKMGEKAKLMLEFFNILNEIVMKLVGAIMWYSPVGIACLICGKIISIADLEVVARQLGMYMITVIVGLIIHGGIFLPLIYFVIVKQNPFKFFMGIFQAWVTALGTASSAGTLPVTFRCLEENLGIDKRVTRFVLPVGATINMDGTALYEAVAAIFIAQMNGISLDWGQIITVSMTATLASVGAASIPSAGLVTMLLILTAVGLPTQDISLLVAVDWLLDRFRTSVNVVGDSYGAGIVYHLSKDELDSFDSQQARVDDYETARNPPYYDNHTNQNVYAHHNAILIDDCKVTVGKNGQPADFSLVEEEPWKCG; translated from the exons ATGCAgaaacaggtggaggtgaggatGGACGAGAGTCACCTGGAGCCCAAGAAGGACCCCGACAGCCTCTGTGGGGCCCTGTGTGAGAAGATCATGAAGAACATGGTGCTGACCCTCACCATCCTCG gtgtGTTTCTGGGCTCCATCGCTGGAATGCTGCTGCGCCACATCTCGCCCCTCCCCCCTGACGTCGTCATGATCATCGCCTTCCCCGGGGAGATCCTCATGAGGATGCTAAAGATGCTGATCCTGCCTCTGATCGTCTCCAGTCTGGTCACAG GACTTGCCGGTCTGGACGCCAAATCCAGCGGCCGCCTGGGCACCAGGGCGATGGTGTACTACATGTCCACCACGGTGATCGCCGCCGTGCTGGGCGTGGTCCTGGTGCTGCTCATCCACCCGGGGAACCCAAAGCTGAGGGCCAATCTAGGGCAGGGCAAGAAGAACGACGAGGTGTCCAGTGTGGACGCCTTCTTCGATCTCATCCGCAATCTGTTCCCGGAGAACCTGGTGCAGGCGTGTTTCCAGCAG ATCCAGACGGTTACCTCCAAGGTGCAGGTGCCCACCAACAGAACCAGAGCGCCCCCACAGTTCACCGTCAAACGGTCGCTTCAGTTTAAGGGCGGGATGAATGTCTTGG GTCTGATTGGCTTCTTCGTCTCTTTCGGCGTCATTATGGGCAAAATGGGAGAAAAGGCTAAGCTGATGTTGGAGTTTTTCAATATCCTGAATGAGATCGTGATGAAGCTGGTGGGGGCCATCATGTG GTACTCCCCTGTTGGCATCGCCTGCctcatctgtggaaagatcatCTCCATCGCCGACCTGGAGGTGGTTGCTAGGCAGCTGGGGATGTACATGATCACCGTGATCGTGGGCCTCATCATCCACGGGGGCATCTTCCTCCCGCTCATATATTTTGTGATTGTGAAACAAAACCCCTTCAAGTTCTTCATGGGGATCTTCCAGGCCTGGGTCACGGCGCTGGGaacggcgtccag CGCCGGTACCCTGCCCGTCACCTTCCGATGCCTGGAGGAGAACCTGGGCATCGATAAGAGAGTGACGCGCTTCGTCCTGCCGGTGGGCGCCACCATCAACATGGACGGCACGGCGCTCTACGAGGCGGTGGCGGCCATCTTCATCGCCCAGATGAACGGGATCTCCCTGGACTGGGGTCAGATCATCACCGTCAG CATGACGGCCACCCTGGCCAGTGTGGGGGCGGCCAGTATTCCCAGTGCTGGGCTGGTGACCATGCTGCTGATCCTCACCGCTGTGGGCCTGCCCACCCAGGACATCAGCCTGCTGGTGGCTGTTGATTGGCTGCT GGATCGCTTCCGGACGTCGGTGAACGTGGTGGGCGACTCCTACGGGGCGGGCATCGTGTACCACCTGTCCAAAGACGAGCTGGACTCCTTCGACTCGCAGCAGGCGCGCGTGGACGACTACGAGACAGCGCGCAACCCGCCCTACTATGACAATCACACCAATCAGAACGTTTATGCGCACCACAACGCGATCTTGATAGATGACTGCAAG GTCACCGTGGGCAAAAACGGCCAGCCTGCAGACTTCTCCCTGGTGGAGGAGGAACCCTGGAAATGCGGGTAG
- the apip gene encoding methylthioribulose-1-phosphate dehydratase: MSQHALLMSPLQVMMTSPSQGTLNLCPVKFRTSPVYRRTGFPLTPIKHAPAGRSHIDDVEAAPTGWCGGSGLRPDYRTGTGMSSLCGTSNGCHDADEEAAKKQELEHPRVLIPELCRLFYQLGWVTGTGGGISVRRGEQIFIAPSGVQKERIQPEDMFVCDSDGRDLSCPPAWKRLTKSQCTPLFMNAYTMRGAQAVIHTHSKAAVMATLLYPGREFRVTHQEMIKGIRRGTSGTNYRYDESLVVPIIENTPEERDLEGRMARAMELYPDTCAVLVRRHGVYVWGESWEKAKTMCECYDYLFDVAVQMKQCGLDPAAPPVEEKGIV; encoded by the exons atgtcccagcatgctttgctaATGTCTCCCCTGCAGGTGATGATGACGTCACCGTCGCAGGGAACATTAAACTTGTGTCCCGTTAAGTTTCGAACGTCTCCGGTTTACCGTCGAACCGGTTTTCCTTTGACACCGATCAAACACGCGCCGGCTGGTCGGTCGCACATTGATGACGTAGAAGCTGCGCCGACAGGCTGGTGCGGAGGGTCCGGACTTAGACCCGACTACAGAACCGGAACCGG GATGTCATCGTTGTGTGGAACCAGCAACGGCTGCCACGACGCCGATGAAGAGGCCGCAAAGAAACAG GAGCTGGAGCATCCTCGCGTCCTCATCCCGGAGCTGTGTCGTCTCTTCTACCAGCTGGGCTGGGTGACGGGCACGGGGGGCGGGATCAGCGTGAGGCGGGG GGAGCAGATCTTCATCGCCCCGTCGGGCGTCCAGAAGGAGAGGATCCAG CCGGAGGACATGTTCGTGTGCGACTCCGACGGGCGGGACCTGAGCTGCCCCCCCGCCTGGAAGCGGCTGACAAAGAGCCAGTGTACCCCCCTGTTCATGAACGCCTACACCATGAGAG GCGCCCAGGCGGTGATACACACCCACTCCAAAGCCGCTGTCATGGCGACGTTGCTGTATCCGGGCAGAGAGTTCCGCGTCACCCACCAGGAGATGATCAAGGGCATCCGAAGGGGCACCTCGGGCACCAACTACCG GTACGATGAGAGCCTGGTGGTCCCGATCATCGAGAACACGCCAGAGGAGAGGGACCTGGAGGGGCGCATGGCGCGGGCCATGGAGCTGTACCCCGACACTTGTGCCGTGCTCGTGCGCCGCCACGGCGTCTACGTCTGGGGGGAGTCGTGGGAAAAAGCCAAGACCAT GTGTGAGTGCTACGACTACTTGTTCGACGTCGCTGTGCAGATGAAGCAGTGTGGGCTGGACCCCGCAGCGCCCCCGGTGGAGGAGAAGGGAATCGTCTGA
- the LOC137598160 gene encoding uncharacterized protein, which translates to MRNLFWGVIVGLLLVVRSTPLHPVTPDDVYREAVTDGYLVDHRFLTSLTTRFPKVNTTVPASPPASSMTQQRALIEGSGSGDDLVTFMLPQDGVQHLTTTTQTASPDLSSPPAVFPPNERDGSGSGESGSGQEGSGYVPDPSRSWLPPVLTSRTNRPPSTSTASTETSPSLFDGPEGSTSGLGLDSELTEAASSNDHMVFALPDDTVSNQLKVATLDAVTPTSKPDESTPGWIVIVAFIACLAGLVMLLVAIATRHKWNRANPSAQLQTTADQQRALEMETFLIREPPMENGKGGEYTVIPLEELPEKYASH; encoded by the exons ATGAGGAATCTTTTCTGGGGGGTCATTGTGGGACTTCTTCTGGTCGTCCGTTCGACACCTCTTCATC CCGTGACCCCGGATGACGTCTACCGGGAGGCCGTGACGGACGGATACCTCGTCGATCACCGTTTCCTCACGTCGCTCACAACTAGATTCCCCAAAGTGAACACGACCGTTCCGGCGTCGCCCCCTGCGTCCTCCATGACCCAACAGAGGGCTCTGATTGAGGGGAGTGGCTCAGGAGATGACCTCGTGACCTTCATGTTGCCTCAGGATGGCGTTCAACACCTCACAACCACGACTCAGACTGCATCACCTGATCTCAGCTCACCCCCCGCGGTATTCCCACCCAACGAGCGGGACGGGTCCGGTTCAGGTGAATCAGGGTCTGGACAGGAAGGGTCTGGGTATGTCCCGGACCCGTCCCGGTCCTGGTTGCCCCCTGTACTCACTAGTAGAACCAATCGCCCACCTTCCACCTCCACCGCCTCCACGGAGACGTCCCCATCGCTGTTTGACGGACCTGAGGGATCCACCTCCGGCCTGGGATTGGATTCAGAACTGACTGAAGCTGCGAGCTCAAACGACCACATGGTGTTTGCGCTACCTGATGACACAG TTTCTAACCAACTGAAGGTGGCGACGCTGGACGCCGTGACACCGACCAGCAAACCGGACGAGTCGACCCCCG GGTGGATCGTCATCGTCGCGTTTATCGCCTGCCTCGCAGGACTGGTGATGCTGTTGGTCGCCATAGCTACGAGACACAA GTGGAACAGAGCTAACCCGTCCGCCCAGCTCCAGACCACAGccgaccagcagagggcgctggaGATGGAGACGTTCCTGATCAGGGAGCCGCCGATGGAGAACGGGAAGGGCGGAGAATACACCGTCATCCCCCTAGAGGAGCTTCCAGAGAAGTACGCCTCGCACTGA